One region of Moraxella sp. ZY210820 genomic DNA includes:
- a CDS encoding HAD family hydrolase yields the protein MKQAVLFDLDGTLIDTAKDFIRIIQHMAQQQGLARLDDDLIRSQVSEGGRAMVHLLYPNLALDSAELWQYRQQFLDIYEQNICVDTTLFDGMNELLLDLEQRDIAWGIVTNKPRYLTELLLKSLNLTERCAVLVCPEDVSKTKPDPEPMYLACKQLDIAPEQCIYVGDHPRDIEAGRNAQMYTMLASYGYLPLDRRDDLLSWQADEIVADVATLHQAILKRIT from the coding sequence ATGAAACAAGCTGTATTATTTGATTTAGATGGGACGTTGATAGATACCGCCAAAGACTTTATTCGTATCATTCAACACATGGCTCAACAGCAAGGTTTAGCACGATTAGATGATGATTTAATTCGCAGTCAAGTCTCTGAAGGTGGACGAGCGATGGTACATTTATTGTATCCAAATTTGGCTTTAGATAGTGCAGAATTATGGCAATATCGCCAACAATTTTTGGATATTTATGAGCAAAATATCTGTGTAGATACCACATTATTTGATGGTATGAATGAATTGTTACTTGATTTAGAACAGCGTGATATTGCGTGGGGCATTGTAACCAATAAGCCACGTTATTTAACTGAATTATTATTAAAATCGTTAAATTTAACTGAGCGTTGTGCGGTTTTGGTTTGCCCTGAAGATGTGAGTAAAACCAAACCCGACCCAGAACCGATGTATTTGGCGTGTAAACAATTAGATATTGCACCTGAGCAATGTATTTATGTTGGCGACCACCCACGAGATATTGAAGCTGGACGTAATGCTCAAATGTACACCATGTTAGCGAGTTATGGTTATTTACCATTAGACCGCCGTGATGATTTGTTGTCTTGGCAAGCTGATGAAATTGTGGCAGATGTGGCTACTTTACATCAAGCCATTTTAAAACGAATCACTTGA
- the ubiG gene encoding bifunctional 2-polyprenyl-6-hydroxyphenol methylase/3-demethylubiquinol 3-O-methyltransferase UbiG: MSSINVDPQEIQKFAQLADLWWDTTSEFRPLHEINPLRLNWINEHCDGLAGKKVLDVGCGGGILAESMARRGADVLGIDLAEESLKVAQIHAQQQQVNTVQYQCIPVEQLAETHAGQFDVVTCMEMLEHVPNPASVIQACQKLVKPNGHVFFSTINRNAKAYLLMIIGAEYVLRLLAKGTHDYKKFIKPSELAYDIRNAGLTLKDMTGLHYNPIIKRYHLGGNIDVNYMVYTQNLG; encoded by the coding sequence ATGAGTTCTATTAATGTCGATCCACAAGAAATTCAAAAATTTGCCCAACTTGCTGATTTATGGTGGGATACCACATCCGAATTTCGTCCTTTACATGAAATTAATCCATTACGTTTAAATTGGATTAATGAGCATTGTGATGGTTTAGCGGGTAAAAAAGTATTAGATGTAGGCTGTGGTGGTGGTATTTTAGCGGAAAGCATGGCTCGACGTGGTGCTGATGTACTTGGCATTGATTTAGCAGAAGAAAGTTTAAAAGTTGCACAAATTCATGCACAACAACAACAGGTGAATACGGTACAATATCAATGTATTCCTGTGGAACAATTAGCTGAAACCCATGCAGGACAATTTGATGTCGTAACGTGTATGGAAATGTTAGAGCATGTACCAAACCCTGCTTCGGTGATTCAAGCTTGCCAAAAATTAGTAAAACCCAATGGACATGTATTTTTTTCGACTATTAATCGTAATGCTAAAGCCTATTTATTGATGATTATCGGTGCGGAATATGTGTTACGTTTATTGGCTAAAGGTACGCATGATTATAAAAAATTTATTAAACCATCAGAATTAGCGTATGATATTCGCAACGCTGGTTTAACTTTAAAAGATATGACAGGATTGCATTATAATCCGATTATTAAGCGTTATCATTTGGGTGGTAATATTGATGTAAATTATATGGTTTATACGCAAAATTTAGGATAA
- the pdxH gene encoding pyridoxamine 5'-phosphate oxidase, with amino-acid sequence MMDMIKDLSGMRMDYDEGELLEEEVHSNPYLQFLSHMNEALHLGLYEPYAMSLATADERGRPHTRIVLLRGATEQGYEFYTHYDSQKARDLAANPYAEMLFFWGKLQTQVRIFGRVEKITAEESDDYFHKRPRESQIGSYVSQPQSGKIESRELLLQRLAEMQERFADESQEIPRPDDWGGYRLIPEYYEFWQGRPARVHDRLIYEKQENGEWLLSRIMP; translated from the coding sequence CTGATGGATATGATTAAAGACTTAAGTGGAATGCGTATGGATTATGATGAAGGTGAACTGTTAGAAGAAGAGGTTCATTCTAATCCATATTTGCAGTTTTTAAGCCATATGAATGAAGCATTACATTTGGGTTTATATGAACCTTATGCAATGTCTTTAGCAACAGCTGATGAACGTGGTCGTCCGCATACACGCATTGTATTATTGCGTGGTGCAACAGAGCAGGGTTATGAGTTTTATACTCATTATGATAGCCAAAAAGCACGAGATTTAGCGGCAAATCCCTATGCGGAAATGTTGTTTTTCTGGGGTAAATTACAAACACAAGTTCGTATTTTTGGACGTGTCGAAAAAATAACAGCTGAGGAATCAGATGACTACTTCCATAAACGTCCACGTGAAAGCCAAATTGGTTCGTATGTTAGCCAACCACAAAGTGGTAAAATTGAAAGCCGTGAATTGTTATTGCAACGTTTAGCAGAAATGCAAGAAAGATTTGCTGATGAAAGTCAAGAAATTCCACGTCCCGATGATTGGGGTGGGTATCGCTTAATTCCTGAATATTATGAATTTTGGCAGGGTCGTCCTGCACGAGTGCATGACCGTTTAATTTATGAAAAACAGGAAAATGGTGAGTGGTTATTATCACGTATCATGCCTTAA
- the glmM gene encoding phosphoglucosamine mutase — MNQNYFGTDGIRGEFGQFPITPEFALKLGFATGKVLKRHSEKSKPLVVLGKDTRLSGYILEAALQAGLNSAGVYVHLLGPLPTPAIAHLTRALHANLGIVISASHNPFTDNGIKFFSEDGKKLPDALQEEINAELAHDLVIDDAENLGKSVRVKDANGRYIEFCKSTFPYHLNLRQYKIVVDCANGAAYNVAPMVFRELGAKVISIYDEPNGLNINQNCGSTHPENLQQAVIDEQADLGIAFDGDADRVIMVDKNGKIVDGDSILYILACKAKDKQQGIVGTVMSNMALELAMQQAGVPFVRAKVGDRYVLQALEEQGWSIGGEQSGHILTLDKSTTGDAIIAALQVLKVMVEQNTTLDQLTADYQPLPSTLVNVRLSTMIDPYSIPSLVEQFNQVEQKLAGRGRILIRKSGTEPVIRVMVEADDANEVQQLAHHLAEQIQQQASNN; from the coding sequence ATGAACCAAAACTATTTTGGCACAGATGGTATTCGTGGTGAATTCGGTCAATTTCCAATTACACCAGAATTCGCTCTTAAATTAGGCTTTGCAACAGGCAAGGTATTAAAACGTCATAGTGAAAAAAGTAAACCTTTAGTGGTGCTAGGGAAAGATACACGTTTATCTGGTTATATTTTGGAAGCTGCTTTACAAGCAGGGTTAAACTCGGCTGGCGTATATGTACATTTATTAGGTCCATTGCCTACACCGGCGATTGCACATTTAACAAGAGCATTGCATGCGAATTTAGGTATTGTGATTTCGGCTTCACATAATCCATTTACTGATAATGGCATTAAATTTTTCTCAGAAGATGGTAAAAAATTACCAGATGCTTTACAAGAAGAAATTAATGCAGAACTTGCTCATGATTTAGTGATTGATGATGCGGAAAACTTAGGGAAGAGTGTACGTGTTAAAGATGCTAATGGACGTTATATCGAGTTTTGTAAATCAACATTTCCATATCATTTAAATTTACGTCAATATAAAATTGTAGTTGATTGTGCTAATGGTGCTGCTTACAATGTTGCTCCAATGGTATTCCGTGAGTTGGGTGCAAAAGTTATTAGTATTTATGATGAACCAAATGGTCTCAATATTAATCAAAATTGTGGTTCAACGCATCCAGAAAACTTACAGCAAGCGGTTATTGATGAACAAGCTGATTTAGGCATTGCATTTGATGGTGATGCCGACCGTGTGATTATGGTCGATAAAAATGGTAAAATCGTTGATGGTGATAGTATTTTATACATTTTAGCATGTAAAGCCAAAGATAAACAGCAAGGCATTGTGGGTACAGTGATGAGTAATATGGCTTTAGAATTGGCAATGCAACAAGCAGGTGTACCATTTGTGCGTGCTAAAGTGGGCGACCGTTATGTATTGCAGGCTTTAGAAGAGCAAGGTTGGTCGATTGGTGGTGAGCAATCAGGTCATATTCTAACTTTAGATAAAAGTACCACAGGTGATGCTATTATCGCAGCACTCCAAGTACTCAAAGTGATGGTGGAACAAAATACCACTTTAGATCAATTAACAGCCGACTATCAACCTTTACCAAGCACCTTAGTGAATGTACGTTTATCAACCATGATAGACCCGTACAGCATTCCAAGTTTGGTAGAACAATTTAACCAAGTTGAGCAAAAATTAGCAGGACGTGGGCGTATTCTGATTCGTAAATCAGGTACTGAACCTGTTATTCGTGTGATGGTTGAAGCAGATGATGCCAATGAAGTGCAACAATTAGCTCACCATTTAGCAGAACAAATTCAACAACAAGCGAGTAATAACTGA
- the hisG gene encoding ATP phosphoribosyltransferase → MMSDISNDIMGHFDNGLTLALSKGRILKETLPLLKNANIELLEDPEKSRKLIFPTTDPNVRILILRASDVPTYVENGAADFGVAGKDVLMEHGAEQVYELVDLKIARCRLMTAGKVGMQKPQGRLRIATKYVNLTKQYFASRGEQVDVIKLYGSMELAPLVGLGHYIVDVVDTGNTLRANGLEPLEEICQISSRLIVNKASFKRKQHLLKPILEQVEQAVNEKKS, encoded by the coding sequence ATCATGAGTGATATAAGTAATGATATTATGGGGCATTTTGATAATGGCTTGACTTTAGCATTAAGTAAAGGGCGTATTCTTAAAGAAACTTTACCATTGTTAAAAAATGCAAATATTGAATTATTAGAAGACCCAGAAAAATCCCGTAAATTGATTTTTCCAACGACTGACCCCAATGTACGTATTTTGATTTTGCGTGCGTCTGATGTACCAACCTATGTAGAAAATGGTGCGGCGGATTTTGGTGTGGCAGGTAAAGATGTATTGATGGAACACGGTGCGGAACAGGTCTATGAATTAGTCGATTTAAAAATTGCCCGTTGCCGTTTAATGACCGCAGGTAAAGTGGGGATGCAAAAACCACAGGGGCGTTTACGCATTGCTACAAAATATGTTAATTTGACTAAGCAATATTTTGCTAGTCGTGGTGAACAAGTTGATGTGATTAAATTGTACGGTTCTATGGAGCTTGCTCCACTGGTCGGTTTAGGGCATTATATTGTTGATGTGGTGGATACAGGAAATACCTTGCGTGCTAATGGTTTAGAGCCATTGGAAGAAATTTGCCAAATTTCATCACGTTTGATTGTCAATAAAGCCAGTTTTAAACGTAAACAACATTTGCTTAAACCGATTTTAGAACAGGTTGAACAAGCGGTGAATGAGAAAAAATCATAG